Proteins encoded by one window of Verrucomicrobiota bacterium:
- a CDS encoding VIT1/CCC1 transporter family protein, producing MVASTANNTRRVLDPPERISEVLFGLIMVLAFTGSFSAAQAGRGEVRSMLFGAIGCNLAWGIVDATMYVITSIVARNRGAAMLNAVRGTTDPAQADRIVADALPPVLSSVLEPSDVGRIRHNLARLPEDSHPGRLTADDLSGAAAAFLLVFLSTFPVVIPFILIRSPFVALRISNLVAVTMLFLAGSALGRYSGCRALRMGLSMVAIGLVLVLIIVALGG from the coding sequence ATGGTCGCGAGCACTGCGAATAACACGCGACGAGTGCTTGATCCTCCCGAGAGAATATCGGAGGTCCTCTTCGGGCTGATAATGGTACTGGCATTCACAGGCTCCTTCAGTGCGGCCCAGGCAGGTCGCGGAGAGGTTCGGTCGATGCTGTTCGGCGCGATTGGCTGCAATCTCGCATGGGGCATAGTGGATGCGACAATGTATGTCATAACGAGCATCGTCGCCAGGAACAGAGGAGCCGCGATGCTCAACGCGGTTCGCGGCACAACAGACCCAGCGCAAGCAGATCGCATTGTCGCAGATGCACTACCCCCTGTGTTGTCGTCTGTGTTGGAACCCTCTGATGTCGGACGCATCCGTCACAACCTTGCCCGCCTGCCCGAGGACTCACACCCCGGACGGCTGACGGCAGACGATCTGTCGGGCGCCGCCGCCGCTTTTCTTCTCGTGTTTCTCTCGACGTTTCCGGTGGTCATTCCTTTCATCCTGATCCGGAGCCCGTTCGTCGCCCTTCGAATCTCCAATCTCGTTGCGGTCACCATGTTGTTCCTCGCTGGGTCAGCCCTGGGGCGATACTCCGGATGCCGTGCTTTGCGAATGGGGTTGTCCATGGTTGCGATCGGCCTTGTTCTGGTCTTGATCATTGTCGCGCTCGGCGGGTGA
- a CDS encoding DUF2961 domain-containing protein: MAFLSTSLADLARLRDGVRRRRASSYDVKGGNNDHWTIPAGERKTLADLDGPGVITHIWMTMDAGPKVSDKTMLRRAVLRLFWDGETTPCVEAPIGDFFGMGHSMCKDFWSLPLTMSPDRGRGFNSFWVMPFYTHARVEVENQGEVPYHLYFYIDYESHEELESGLGHFHAQWRRENPTDGFDAKAPPQKAGIEKLRSVGQIPNLDGQGNYVILEAEGKGHYVGCHLDIDCFEPGNNKWYGEGDDMIFIDGDPLPSLSGTGTEDYFNTAYCPSTEFSTPFHGIALNSGGPHWRWAGKNTVYRYHVTDPIMFERSIRVTIEHGHANNLSYDYSSTAYWYQTLPHAPFPVLPPPEARLPRE, translated from the coding sequence ATGGCGTTCCTGAGCACCTCGCTGGCCGACCTGGCCCGCCTGCGCGACGGCGTGCGACGGCGGCGCGCGTCGAGCTACGACGTCAAGGGCGGCAACAACGACCACTGGACTATCCCGGCCGGCGAACGCAAGACGCTGGCCGACCTCGACGGCCCGGGCGTCATCACGCACATCTGGATGACGATGGACGCAGGACCGAAGGTCTCCGACAAGACCATGCTGCGCCGCGCCGTGCTGCGCCTGTTCTGGGACGGCGAAACGACGCCGTGCGTCGAGGCGCCGATCGGCGACTTCTTCGGCATGGGCCACTCGATGTGCAAGGACTTCTGGTCGCTGCCCCTCACGATGAGCCCGGACCGCGGCCGCGGGTTCAACTCGTTCTGGGTGATGCCGTTCTACACGCACGCGCGCGTCGAGGTGGAGAACCAAGGCGAGGTGCCCTACCACCTCTACTTCTACATCGATTACGAATCGCACGAGGAACTCGAGTCCGGCCTCGGCCACTTCCACGCGCAGTGGCGGCGCGAGAACCCGACCGACGGCTTCGACGCCAAGGCCCCGCCTCAGAAGGCGGGGATCGAGAAGCTGCGGTCGGTCGGCCAGATCCCCAACCTCGACGGCCAGGGCAACTACGTCATCCTCGAGGCCGAGGGCAAGGGCCACTACGTCGGCTGCCACCTCGACATCGATTGCTTCGAGCCCGGCAACAACAAGTGGTACGGCGAGGGCGACGACATGATCTTCATCGACGGCGACCCGCTGCCGTCGCTGAGCGGCACGGGCACGGAGGACTACTTCAACACCGCCTACTGCCCGAGCACGGAGTTCTCGACGCCCTTCCACGGCATCGCGCTCAACAGCGGCGGGCCGCACTGGCGGTGGGCCGGCAAGAACACCGTCTACCGCTACCATGTCACGGACCCGATCATGTTCGAGAGGTCGATCCGCGTCACCATCGAGCACGGCCACGCGAACAACCTGTCGTACGACTACTCCTCGACGGCGTATTGGTACCAGACACTGCCGCACGCGCCGTTCCCCGTGCTGCCGCCGCCCGAGGCGCGTTTGCCCAGGGAATAG
- a CDS encoding GlsB/YeaQ/YmgE family stress response membrane protein, producing MTLGDVIVWLVVGGLAGSFVGMLVKREKKGFGHLANLAIGLVGAVIGGLIFELFKIDLKLGDLAVTFEDLISAVLGAVLFMVALAVIQKLQKRKSAGHGRQNAA from the coding sequence ATGACGCTCGGCGATGTGATTGTCTGGCTGGTTGTGGGCGGCCTGGCCGGCTCGTTTGTCGGCATGCTCGTCAAGCGCGAGAAGAAAGGGTTCGGCCATCTGGCCAACCTCGCCATCGGCCTGGTCGGCGCCGTGATCGGCGGTCTGATCTTCGAGCTGTTCAAGATCGACCTGAAGCTCGGCGACCTGGCCGTCACGTTCGAAGACCTGATCTCCGCCGTGCTCGGCGCGGTGCTCTTCATGGTCGCGCTCGCAGTGATCCAGAAGCTCCAGAAGCGCAAGTCGGCAGGTCATGGTCGCCAGAATGCGGCGTGA
- a CDS encoding amidohydrolase family protein codes for MKIRTTIRLLFATSLLTVSPAFAQVAEKPAPTSTLITGAKIFDGSDKLVADMSLLVEGNKITRIAKSIEAPAGATVIDAKGRTMTPGLIDCHVHLAWVISSPYAMFDTPADYQAALALVEAKAMLMRGYTSIRDTAGQVFGTKRAIDEGLFPGPRIWGCGAAISMTSGHGDFRTLNTEPRPKTDRRSGPSTSV; via the coding sequence ATGAAAATTCGAACCACTATCCGCCTACTTTTTGCGACCAGCCTTCTCACCGTCTCGCCGGCCTTCGCTCAAGTAGCGGAAAAGCCCGCCCCGACTAGCACCCTGATTACCGGTGCCAAGATCTTCGACGGCAGCGACAAGCTCGTCGCCGATATGAGCCTGCTCGTCGAGGGCAACAAGATCACGAGAATCGCCAAGTCGATCGAAGCGCCTGCCGGGGCGACGGTGATCGACGCGAAAGGCCGCACGATGACTCCGGGGCTGATCGACTGTCACGTCCACCTTGCCTGGGTCATCTCGAGCCCGTATGCCATGTTCGATACTCCGGCTGATTACCAGGCCGCTCTCGCGCTCGTGGAGGCAAAAGCCATGCTGATGCGCGGCTACACGAGTATCCGTGATACTGCCGGGCAGGTTTTCGGTACGAAGCGAGCCATTGACGAGGGGCTCTTCCCTGGGCCGCGCATCTGGGGCTGCGGCGCCGCGATCAGCATGACCTCTGGGCATGGGGACTTCAGGACGCTCAATACCGAGCCTCGCCCGAAAACGGACCGGAGGAGTGGGCCTTCAACCTCGGTGTGA
- a CDS encoding metallophosphoesterase, with product MKQLLLAACLVLCTQALTLPFSVTGVAAEHPSPDAPTTYYFISDLHIGGDGALNECQFEPELIELLGRIADTPRAELVIVGDAFGLWELTQITDDTKIRHLADTHAELFEQFRRTGERMPITLIPGNHDYELACVPAYREQLAEYNITVEPVLHTTREVAGRTIWIEHGNQRDSFNTFPEFGNRHGQPSGYYITRGTVATSGRAAKHSRSDWLNDLQSVYPNEEIPFWMWSNYVYREMSGFVFWVFFPFIILFSLSLVIFIGRLLEKRRVLRTTFFRTTFAKRFGAAGRLIDIIIWVNTTVISFMLIMAIPLYLLGRDIRSTLQRYGVGAAEGLKAEKDQAYVDAAESVFRDDPQVAVFVYGHTHIPSLRQVGGRYIINTGSWLKRLDRVPSRLRLMPDVYVPSFTLSYFTVTEKNGSIAINYGIMPKKVPGELTLLQRILIVGRRPSSVVPIPEETIVADRKD from the coding sequence ATGAAACAGCTCTTGCTTGCTGCATGCCTCGTCCTATGTACACAGGCACTCACTCTGCCATTCAGCGTTACGGGCGTTGCCGCCGAGCATCCTTCGCCCGATGCACCTACGACCTACTACTTCATCAGCGATCTTCACATCGGCGGCGATGGTGCGCTCAACGAGTGTCAGTTCGAGCCCGAGCTTATCGAGCTCCTGGGACGCATCGCCGACACACCGCGCGCGGAGCTCGTCATCGTGGGCGACGCTTTCGGCCTGTGGGAGCTTACGCAGATCACGGACGACACGAAGATACGCCATCTTGCGGATACGCACGCCGAGCTCTTCGAACAGTTCCGCCGGACCGGCGAACGCATGCCGATCACGCTGATCCCCGGCAACCATGACTACGAGCTCGCGTGCGTTCCGGCGTACCGAGAACAGCTCGCGGAGTACAACATCACGGTCGAGCCCGTCCTGCACACGACACGCGAAGTGGCCGGCCGAACGATCTGGATCGAGCACGGCAACCAGCGGGATTCGTTCAACACGTTCCCGGAGTTCGGGAATCGGCACGGCCAACCGTCCGGGTACTACATTACCAGAGGTACCGTTGCCACGTCCGGGAGAGCCGCGAAACACAGCCGCAGCGACTGGCTCAATGATCTTCAGTCAGTGTACCCCAATGAGGAGATCCCGTTCTGGATGTGGTCGAACTACGTCTACAGAGAGATGAGTGGCTTTGTGTTCTGGGTCTTCTTCCCGTTCATCATTCTGTTCTCGTTGAGCCTTGTGATCTTCATCGGCCGGCTGCTGGAGAAGCGCCGGGTGCTTCGCACGACGTTCTTCCGAACCACATTCGCGAAGCGCTTCGGCGCCGCCGGGAGGCTCATCGACATCATCATCTGGGTCAACACAACGGTCATATCATTCATGCTGATCATGGCCATCCCCCTGTATCTCCTGGGGCGCGATATCCGTTCCACGCTGCAGCGCTACGGCGTGGGCGCTGCCGAGGGCCTGAAGGCTGAGAAGGACCAGGCATATGTGGATGCCGCAGAGTCGGTATTCCGGGACGATCCGCAGGTAGCGGTGTTCGTCTACGGGCACACACATATCCCGTCGCTGCGGCAGGTTGGCGGGCGCTACATAATCAACACGGGTTCATGGCTCAAGCGGCTTGATCGCGTGCCCTCCCGCCTGCGCCTGATGCCTGATGTCTATGTTCCATCGTTCACACTGAGCTACTTCACCGTAACAGAGAAAAACGGCAGCATCGCCATCAACTACGGCATCATGCCGAAAAAGGTACCCGGGGAACTCACGCTGCTTCAGCGCATCCTCATTGTTGGCCGTCGTCCATCCTCCGTCGTTCCGATCCCGGAAGAAACAATCGTCGCCGACCGGAAGGACTGA